In one Thioclava sp. ES.031 genomic region, the following are encoded:
- a CDS encoding RND transporter yields MRWIKQVFDHITLLQAVLLAALLGLAPFTPEPHIWEKLKMLVAGTLVRPIDWFDLVMHGLPWIVLAVKLAQWVKTGQTGKSGRGAQ; encoded by the coding sequence ATGCGCTGGATCAAACAGGTTTTCGACCACATCACCCTGCTGCAGGCGGTGCTTTTGGCAGCGCTGCTCGGTCTCGCGCCATTCACCCCAGAGCCACATATCTGGGAAAAGCTGAAGATGTTGGTGGCGGGCACGCTGGTGCGTCCGATCGACTGGTTCGATCTGGTGATGCACGGGCTGCCGTGGATCGTGCTGGCGGTGAAGCTGGCGCAATGGGTGAAGACGGGACAGACCGGGAAATCCGGTAGAGGTGCGCAATGA
- a CDS encoding glutamate-5-semialdehyde dehydrogenase: MKDDMDAKGLIETMGAAARAASAELAFASAEVKQKALEAAADAVLARKGEIITANGEDMAYGAEKGLSPAMMDRLMLDDARIEAIAKGLRAVAAQRDPVGDMIAEWDMPSGLHIKRVRTPLGVIGVIYESRPNVTADAGALCLKSGNAVILRGGSESFHSSRAIHSCLLEGLRAAGLPEAAVQLVPTRDRAAVAEMLRATEFIDVIVPRGGKGLVGLVQAEARVPVFAHLEGICHIYADGAADVEQARAVVVNAKTRRTGICGAMECLLIDRAFWETHGGVLIEDLLKAGVEVRGTGDLLSIEGVTEASAEDFGREFLDMICAAKIVDGVDGAIEHIRRYGSQHTESILTENDAAADRFFERLDSAILMRNASTQFADGGEFGMGAEIGIATGKMHARGPVGAEQLTSFKYLVTGQGTVRP, from the coding sequence ATGAAAGATGACATGGACGCCAAGGGGCTGATCGAGACGATGGGCGCGGCCGCGCGCGCGGCGAGCGCGGAACTGGCCTTCGCCAGCGCCGAGGTGAAGCAAAAGGCGCTGGAAGCGGCCGCCGATGCGGTGCTCGCGCGCAAGGGCGAGATCATCACCGCCAATGGCGAGGATATGGCTTACGGCGCCGAGAAGGGGCTGAGCCCCGCGATGATGGACCGGCTGATGCTGGACGACGCGCGGATCGAGGCGATCGCCAAGGGGCTGCGGGCGGTGGCGGCGCAGCGCGATCCGGTGGGCGACATGATCGCGGAATGGGACATGCCCTCGGGGCTGCATATCAAGCGCGTGCGCACGCCGCTTGGCGTGATCGGGGTGATCTATGAATCGCGGCCCAACGTGACCGCGGATGCAGGCGCGCTGTGCCTGAAATCGGGCAATGCGGTGATCCTGCGCGGCGGCTCGGAGAGCTTCCATTCCAGCCGTGCGATCCATTCCTGCCTGCTCGAAGGTCTGCGCGCCGCGGGGCTGCCCGAAGCGGCGGTCCAGCTTGTGCCCACCCGCGACCGCGCCGCCGTGGCCGAGATGCTGCGCGCGACCGAATTCATCGACGTGATCGTGCCGCGCGGGGGCAAGGGGCTCGTCGGGCTGGTGCAGGCAGAGGCGCGCGTGCCGGTCTTCGCCCATCTCGAGGGCATCTGCCACATCTATGCCGACGGGGCTGCCGATGTGGAGCAGGCGCGGGCCGTGGTGGTGAACGCCAAGACCCGGCGCACCGGGATTTGCGGTGCGATGGAGTGTCTACTGATCGACCGCGCTTTTTGGGAAACCCATGGCGGCGTACTGATCGAAGATCTGCTCAAGGCAGGCGTCGAGGTGCGCGGCACGGGGGATCTGTTGTCGATCGAGGGAGTCACCGAGGCGAGCGCGGAAGATTTCGGGCGCGAATTCCTCGATATGATCTGCGCGGCGAAGATCGTCGATGGCGTGGACGGCGCGATCGAACATATTCGCCGCTATGGCAGCCAGCACACGGAATCGATCCTGACCGAGAATGACGCCGCCGCCGACCGCTTCTTCGAGCGGCTCGACAGCGCGATCCTGATGCGCAACGCCTCGACCCAATTCGCCGATGGTGGCGAGTTCGGGATGGGCGCAGAGATCGGGATCGCGACCGGCAAGATGCATGCGCGCGGCCCGGTGGGCGCCGAGCAACTGACCTCGTTCAAATATCTGGTGACGGGGCAGGGCACGGTGCGCCCCTAA
- a CDS encoding histidine phosphotransferase family protein, with translation MPFETANAATDDDDLTALVGSRLCHDLISPIGAIGNGVELLSMTGDTPGPELELITQSVAAANARVKFFRVAFGRAGAEQQLGEAEVAGMLGELSAQSRLDYEWKVPGDAPRTEVKLAFLAMLCLETALPFGGTLRALPCGDGWMITARSEKARPNREVFAVLDGAQMELTPARVQFAMLPREAARQGRRLDWSVDAEGGTIAF, from the coding sequence ATGCCATTCGAGACCGCCAATGCGGCTACGGACGACGATGATTTGACCGCCCTTGTGGGCTCGCGCCTGTGTCATGACCTTATCAGCCCGATCGGGGCGATCGGCAATGGGGTCGAATTGCTCTCCATGACGGGCGATACGCCCGGCCCCGAGCTCGAGTTGATCACCCAAAGCGTGGCGGCGGCGAATGCGCGCGTCAAGTTCTTCCGGGTGGCCTTCGGGCGAGCTGGCGCGGAACAACAGCTTGGCGAGGCGGAAGTCGCCGGAATGCTGGGCGAATTATCGGCGCAGAGCCGTCTGGACTACGAGTGGAAAGTGCCGGGCGATGCGCCGCGTACCGAGGTGAAACTCGCATTTCTCGCGATGCTTTGCCTGGAGACCGCGCTGCCCTTCGGCGGCACGCTGCGCGCGTTGCCCTGCGGCGATGGCTGGATGATCACCGCACGGTCCGAGAAAGCACGGCCCAATCGAGAGGTTTTCGCCGTGCTCGATGGCGCCCAGATGGAGCTGACGCCCGCGCGGGTGCAATTCGCGATGCTGCCGCGCGAGGCGGCGCGGCAGGGTCGCAGGCTCGACTGGTCGGTCGATGCCGAGGGCGGCACGATCGCGTTCTGA
- a CDS encoding DUF3553 domain-containing protein has translation MYEILEPGMLVRNPAQPDWGTGQVQSRIGEKVTVNFEHQGKLVLDGRRVALELVFSEQS, from the coding sequence ATCTATGAAATTCTCGAACCCGGCATGCTGGTCAGAAACCCGGCCCAGCCGGACTGGGGCACCGGACAGGTGCAATCGCGTATCGGTGAAAAAGTAACGGTGAATTTTGAGCATCAAGGCAAGCTTGTCCTGGACGGTCGACGGGTAGCGCTGGAATTGGTTTTCTCTGAACAAAGTTGA
- a CDS encoding GNAT family N-acetyltransferase, with amino-acid sequence MIDSAAFEIRLARDAADLVASQRLRYRVFVEELGGGGETVDHENRLESDRLDPVYDHLLLVDPARAEGEHVVGAYRLLPSDRLERAGQFYCDSEYDLAPLIGTGRKLLELGRSCVDPDYRGGAAMLLLWNALADYVLAHDIEILFGVASFHGTDAETLKAPLSWLHHHHLAPEHMRPRARPEAYQPMDLVPEDALDRRAALAQMPNLIKAYLRLGGFVGEGAFIDRPFNTTDVLLLMDAKAMSDKHRSFYTRRFEGRA; translated from the coding sequence GTGATCGACAGCGCCGCATTCGAAATCAGGCTGGCCCGTGATGCCGCCGATCTCGTGGCGTCGCAGCGGCTCCGCTACCGCGTTTTCGTCGAAGAGCTCGGCGGCGGCGGTGAGACGGTCGATCACGAAAATCGTCTGGAAAGCGACCGGCTCGACCCGGTCTATGATCACCTGCTGCTGGTCGATCCCGCACGCGCGGAAGGCGAGCATGTGGTGGGGGCCTATCGGCTGCTGCCCTCGGATCGGCTGGAACGCGCGGGGCAGTTTTATTGCGACAGCGAATATGACCTCGCGCCGCTGATCGGCACCGGGCGCAAGTTGCTGGAACTTGGCCGCTCCTGCGTCGATCCGGACTATCGCGGCGGGGCGGCGATGTTGCTTTTGTGGAACGCGCTCGCCGATTACGTGCTCGCCCATGACATCGAGATTCTCTTCGGCGTGGCTTCCTTCCACGGCACCGATGCCGAGACGTTGAAAGCGCCGCTCTCCTGGCTGCATCACCATCATCTTGCGCCCGAACACATGCGCCCGCGCGCACGGCCCGAAGCCTATCAGCCGATGGACCTCGTGCCAGAGGACGCGCTGGATCGGCGCGCGGCGCTGGCTCAGATGCCCAATCTGATCAAGGCCTATCTGCGGCTTGGCGGCTTCGTGGGTGAGGGCGCCTTCATCGACCGTCCCTTCAACACCACCGATGTCCTTTTGCTGATGGATGCCAAGGCGATGAGCGACAAGCATCGCAGCTTCTACACCCGTCGTTTCGAGGGCCGCGCGTGA
- a CDS encoding 1-acyl-sn-glycerol-3-phosphate acyltransferase produces the protein MSWIEDEPDPKPLGALDWTRAGLRCLIWGLMLLIGLIVLLLVRLVERPVHGLARPWTPWITQVVCRMSFPILGISYRVTGRPMTKIGAVVANHGSWLDIFALNACQRVYFVSKAEVAKWPFVGWLARATGTVFIKRDPREAKTQQGLFEDRIRAGHHLLFFPEGTSTDARRVLPFKPTLFQAFYSHGLERVMQIQPVTVVYTPPAGEDVRFYGWWGDMGFGPHLLKVLAQKRQGAVEVVFHTPLSVSDYRSRKELAWAAESAVRRGLPYEIARAR, from the coding sequence GTGAGCTGGATCGAGGACGAGCCCGATCCCAAACCACTTGGCGCGCTCGATTGGACGCGGGCGGGGTTGCGCTGTCTGATCTGGGGGCTGATGCTGCTGATCGGGCTCATCGTGCTGCTGCTGGTGCGTCTGGTGGAGCGCCCGGTTCACGGGCTGGCGCGGCCCTGGACGCCTTGGATCACGCAGGTGGTGTGCCGGATGAGCTTCCCGATCCTCGGGATCTCCTACCGCGTCACCGGGCGCCCGATGACCAAGATCGGCGCGGTGGTCGCCAATCACGGGTCGTGGCTCGATATCTTCGCGCTCAACGCCTGCCAGCGGGTCTATTTCGTCTCCAAGGCCGAGGTCGCCAAATGGCCCTTCGTCGGCTGGCTCGCGCGGGCCACCGGCACCGTGTTCATCAAGCGCGATCCGCGCGAGGCCAAGACGCAGCAGGGGCTGTTCGAGGATCGCATCCGCGCAGGCCATCACCTGCTGTTCTTCCCCGAAGGCACCTCGACCGATGCGCGCCGAGTGCTGCCCTTCAAGCCGACGCTGTTTCAGGCCTTCTACAGCCACGGGCTGGAGCGTGTGATGCAGATCCAGCCGGTCACCGTCGTCTACACGCCCCCCGCGGGCGAAGACGTACGGTTCTATGGCTGGTGGGGCGATATGGGCTTCGGGCCGCATCTGCTGAAGGTGCTGGCCCAGAAGCGGCAGGGCGCGGTCGAGGTGGTGTTCCACACGCCGCTCTCCGTCTCCGACTATCGCTCGCGCAAGGAGCTTGCTTGGGCGGCGGAAAGCGCCGTGCGCCGCGGCCTGCCTTACGAGATCGCGCGCGCCCGGTAA
- a CDS encoding ribbon-helix-helix domain-containing protein — MSRPKKRSLTLGGHRTSVTLEDEFWRAFRDIATEKNLGLNELAAEIDVDRGTETGLATAIRLYVLAYYRARAIS, encoded by the coding sequence ATGAGCCGACCGAAGAAACGCTCCCTGACGCTGGGCGGGCACCGCACCTCGGTCACGCTGGAGGATGAATTCTGGCGTGCCTTCCGCGACATCGCGACCGAAAAGAACCTTGGCCTCAATGAGTTGGCAGCCGAAATTGATGTGGATCGCGGCACCGAGACGGGGCTTGCCACGGCAATACGCCTCTACGTTCTGGCCTATTACCGGGCGCGCGCGATCTCGTAA
- a CDS encoding DUF4169 family protein, whose protein sequence is MSKVTNLNQFRKQQARVKKREQGSVNAEKFGRSKAEKTLQESRATKERRDLDGHQREHDE, encoded by the coding sequence ATGAGCAAGGTCACCAATCTCAACCAGTTTCGCAAACAGCAGGCCCGCGTGAAGAAACGCGAGCAAGGATCTGTGAACGCTGAGAAATTCGGGCGTAGCAAGGCCGAGAAAACGCTGCAGGAAAGCCGCGCCACGAAAGAGCGGCGCGATCTCGACGGGCATCAGCGCGAGCACGACGAATGA
- the tyrS gene encoding tyrosine--tRNA ligase encodes MTYHPKSDFMRVMIERGFLADCTDYQGLDEALAKGTVPGYIGFDATAKSLHVGSLIQIMMLRWLQKTGHQPITLMGGGTTKVGDPSFRADERPLLTPDQIDDNIAGIKQVFAKYLDYEAETPALMLNNAEWLDGLNYLDFLRDIGRHFSVNRMLSFESVKSRLDREQSLSFLEFNYMILQAYDFLELNRRYGCLLQMGGSDQWGNIVNGIDLTRRVLDSEIFGLTSPLLTTSDGKKMGKSASGAIWLNSDMLSPYEFWQFWRNTTDADVGRFLKLYTELPVAECERLGALEGSEINEAKVRLANEVTALCHGWDAAHAAEATAREVFEKGGVGEDLPTLTLTVEELGDGISLAQLVVRSGLAKSGKDGKRLIAEGALKVDDETCADPGRMFTAADLETPVKLSAGKKRHALVEVE; translated from the coding sequence ATGACCTACCATCCGAAATCAGACTTCATGCGCGTGATGATCGAGCGGGGCTTTCTGGCCGACTGCACGGATTATCAGGGGCTGGACGAGGCTTTGGCGAAGGGCACCGTGCCGGGCTATATCGGCTTCGACGCGACGGCGAAGTCGCTGCATGTCGGCTCGCTGATCCAGATCATGATGCTGCGCTGGCTGCAAAAGACCGGCCACCAGCCGATCACCCTGATGGGCGGCGGCACGACGAAGGTGGGCGACCCCTCCTTCCGCGCCGATGAACGCCCGCTGCTGACGCCCGATCAGATCGACGACAATATCGCGGGCATCAAGCAGGTGTTTGCGAAATACCTCGATTACGAGGCCGAGACGCCGGCGCTGATGCTGAACAATGCGGAATGGCTCGACGGGCTGAACTACCTCGATTTCCTGCGCGATATCGGGCGGCATTTCTCGGTCAACCGGATGCTGTCCTTCGAGAGCGTGAAATCGCGGCTCGATCGCGAGCAGTCGCTCAGCTTCCTCGAATTCAACTACATGATCCTGCAGGCTTATGACTTCCTCGAGCTGAACCGCCGCTATGGCTGTCTGCTGCAGATGGGCGGCTCGGATCAGTGGGGCAATATCGTCAACGGGATCGACCTGACGCGCCGCGTGCTCGATTCCGAGATCTTCGGACTGACCTCGCCGCTTTTGACCACCTCGGACGGCAAGAAGATGGGCAAATCGGCCTCGGGCGCGATCTGGCTGAACTCGGACATGCTGAGCCCTTACGAGTTCTGGCAGTTCTGGCGCAACACAACCGATGCCGATGTGGGCCGCTTCCTGAAGCTCTATACCGAGCTGCCGGTGGCGGAATGCGAGCGTCTGGGCGCGCTGGAAGGCTCCGAGATCAACGAGGCGAAGGTGCGTCTGGCCAACGAGGTCACCGCACTCTGCCACGGCTGGGACGCGGCGCATGCCGCCGAGGCGACCGCGCGCGAGGTCTTCGAGAAAGGCGGCGTGGGTGAGGATCTGCCGACGCTTACGCTGACGGTCGAGGAACTGGGCGACGGGATCAGCCTCGCGCAGCTCGTCGTGCGCTCGGGGCTTGCAAAGTCGGGCAAGGACGGCAAGCGGCTGATCGCGGAAGGTGCGCTCAAGGTCGATGACGAGACCTGCGCCGATCCGGGCCGCATGTTCACCGCCGCCGATCTGGAGACCCCGGTGAAGCTGAGCGCGGGCAAGAAGCGCCACGCGCTGGTCGAAGTCGAGTAA
- a CDS encoding anhydro-N-acetylmuramic acid kinase, whose product MLKSGPVWAVGAMSGTSLDGVDAALVLTDGTRILDFGRSDYRPYTEAERATLHAALGHWPGEPGVEEACEVVETAHAELLSGLGEAQVVGFHGQTLAHDPYGMQGPRRTHQAGDGSVLAEVLSRPVVWDFRSTDVEMGGQGAPLAPFFHFACAKYAKLDAPAVFLNLGGVGNVTWVDPRQPSAEVPGAVLAFDTGPANAPINDLMRLRRKAEFDAGGELALAGEVDEAAVEAFLTHPYFLKMPPKSLDRNDFHDILTRVAELDDADAAATLTACAAASVARAGEHYPTPPKAIYVCGGGRLNTALMVALQRRMNVPVQPVEDIGLDGDMLEAQAFAYLAVRVARGMATSGPSTTGVPALIGGGKVSRPG is encoded by the coding sequence ATGTTGAAATCCGGGCCGGTCTGGGCAGTTGGCGCCATGTCGGGCACGTCCTTGGACGGGGTGGACGCGGCGCTCGTATTGACCGACGGAACGCGAATTCTCGATTTCGGCCGCAGCGACTACCGCCCCTATACCGAGGCGGAGCGTGCGACGCTTCACGCAGCTCTCGGGCATTGGCCCGGAGAGCCGGGCGTGGAAGAGGCCTGCGAGGTGGTCGAGACCGCCCATGCGGAACTGCTCAGCGGATTGGGAGAGGCGCAGGTCGTGGGGTTTCACGGCCAGACGCTCGCCCATGATCCTTACGGGATGCAGGGCCCGCGCCGCACCCATCAGGCCGGCGATGGTTCGGTTCTGGCCGAGGTGCTGTCGCGCCCGGTGGTCTGGGATTTCCGCTCCACCGATGTCGAGATGGGCGGGCAGGGCGCGCCGCTCGCGCCGTTCTTCCATTTCGCCTGCGCGAAATATGCCAAGCTCGATGCGCCAGCGGTGTTTTTGAACCTCGGCGGCGTCGGCAATGTCACCTGGGTCGATCCGCGCCAGCCTTCGGCAGAAGTGCCCGGCGCCGTTCTGGCCTTCGATACCGGCCCCGCCAACGCGCCGATCAACGACTTGATGCGGCTCCGGCGCAAGGCCGAGTTCGATGCGGGCGGGGAACTGGCGCTGGCAGGTGAGGTCGACGAGGCCGCGGTCGAGGCCTTCCTGACGCATCCCTATTTCCTGAAAATGCCGCCGAAATCGCTCGACCGGAACGATTTCCACGACATCCTGACCCGCGTGGCGGAGCTGGACGATGCCGATGCGGCGGCGACGCTCACAGCCTGTGCCGCAGCCTCGGTCGCGCGCGCGGGCGAGCATTACCCGACGCCGCCGAAAGCGATCTATGTCTGCGGCGGCGGGCGGCTCAACACCGCGCTGATGGTGGCCTTGCAGCGGCGGATGAACGTGCCGGTGCAGCCGGTCGAGGATATCGGGCTCGATGGCGACATGCTCGAGGCGCAGGCCTTCGCCTATCTCGCGGTGCGGGTCGCGCGCGGCATGGCGACCTCGGGGCCGTCCACGACCGGGGTTCCGGCGCTGATCGGCGGCGGCAAGGTCTCGCGCCCCGGCTAA
- a CDS encoding DUF4405 domain-containing protein — protein sequence MSETPTDPCPTPQARKQAPFSNRAAAVFLAGLSFVVMVVSGLVVSIAPSGRVARDIDWSLLALNRADWELLHLAMGVLFIFAGVWHIKLHWPVIRNLLWSAAAQTLCHRRELALAVGLVGAVIVLTLLWWPPISWLDQLARWASIGLW from the coding sequence ATGTCTGAAACTCCAACCGATCCCTGTCCCACGCCGCAGGCGCGCAAGCAGGCCCCGTTCTCGAACCGGGCCGCGGCGGTCTTCCTCGCGGGGCTCAGTTTCGTCGTCATGGTCGTCTCCGGCCTCGTCGTCAGCATCGCGCCCTCGGGCCGGGTGGCGCGGGATATCGACTGGTCGCTCCTCGCGCTGAACCGCGCCGATTGGGAGCTGTTGCACCTCGCAATGGGGGTGCTCTTCATCTTCGCCGGGGTCTGGCACATCAAGCTGCACTGGCCGGTGATCCGCAACCTGCTCTGGTCGGCGGCGGCGCAGACGCTGTGTCACCGGCGCGAATTGGCGCTGGCGGTCGGGCTGGTGGGCGCGGTGATCGTGCTGACGCTGCTCTGGTGGCCGCCGATCAGCTGGCTCGATCAGCTGGCCCGCTGGGCGAGCATCGGGCTCTGGTGA
- a CDS encoding cupin domain-containing protein, with amino-acid sequence MSEADAIIEALGLAPHPEGGHYRQTWEAEAADGARPSGTCIYFLLKAGERSHWHRVDATEIWHFHAGAPVQLDIAPQEAGPVLELLLGPDVLGGDQPQGIVPAGQWQSARSTGAWSLVSCTVSPGFRFEGFELAPRGFDIPR; translated from the coding sequence ATGAGTGAGGCCGACGCGATCATCGAAGCCCTCGGCCTCGCGCCCCATCCCGAGGGCGGGCATTACCGCCAGACCTGGGAGGCCGAGGCCGCCGACGGCGCGCGTCCTTCGGGCACCTGCATCTATTTTCTGCTCAAAGCCGGCGAGCGCAGCCATTGGCACCGGGTGGACGCGACCGAGATCTGGCATTTCCACGCAGGCGCACCGGTGCAGCTCGATATCGCGCCGCAGGAGGCGGGGCCGGTGCTGGAACTACTGTTGGGGCCCGACGTGCTTGGCGGCGATCAACCGCAGGGGATCGTGCCCGCGGGCCAGTGGCAATCGGCGCGCTCCACCGGGGCGTGGAGCCTCGTCAGCTGCACCGTCTCGCCGGGCTTTCGCTTCGAGGGGTTCGAGCTGGCCCCGAGAGGCTTCGACATCCCCCGCTGA
- a CDS encoding haloacid dehalogenase type II, translating into MIKALIFDVFGTCVDWRNSVAHEVEIAFPGIDSLAFADAWRAEYDPAMRRIRDGGRGYVALDDLHRENLHRVAKRFAVSAPDSLSHVWERLNPWPDVVSGLHALRRHAIIAPCSNGSIALMTRLARHAGLPWDCILGADIARDYKPKPEVYLASCAALRLPPEEVMMVAAHNDDLAAARALGLQTAFVPRPTEYGPAQDKDLVPSEEWEAIAPDFETLAKELFA; encoded by the coding sequence ATGATCAAGGCTCTGATTTTCGATGTGTTCGGCACCTGTGTCGATTGGCGCAACTCGGTCGCGCATGAGGTGGAAATCGCCTTTCCCGGGATCGATTCCCTTGCCTTCGCCGATGCGTGGCGCGCCGAATACGATCCTGCGATGCGGCGCATTCGCGACGGCGGGCGCGGCTATGTGGCGCTCGACGATCTGCATCGCGAGAACCTGCACCGGGTGGCCAAGCGCTTCGCGGTCTCGGCGCCCGACAGCCTGTCGCATGTCTGGGAGCGGCTGAACCCGTGGCCCGATGTGGTCAGCGGCCTTCACGCGCTGAGGCGCCATGCGATCATCGCGCCCTGCTCCAACGGGTCCATCGCGTTGATGACGCGGCTTGCGCGCCATGCGGGGCTGCCGTGGGATTGCATCCTCGGCGCGGATATCGCGCGCGACTACAAGCCCAAGCCAGAGGTCTATCTGGCCTCCTGCGCCGCGCTGCGCCTGCCGCCCGAAGAGGTGATGATGGTGGCCGCGCATAATGACGATCTCGCAGCCGCCCGGGCGCTGGGGCTACAGACCGCTTTCGTGCCGCGCCCCACCGAATACGGGCCCGCTCAGGACAAGGACCTTGTGCCGAGCGAGGAATGGGAGGCCATCGCGCCCGATTTCGAGACGCTGGCGAAGGAGCTTTTCGCATGA
- the eno gene encoding phosphopyruvate hydratase, with protein MSTIIDIHAREILDSRGNPTVEVDVILEDGTMGRAAVPSGASTGAHEAVERRDGDKARYMGKGVLEAVMAVNGEIAENLVGEDVTEQVEIDRAMIELDGTENKGRLGANAILGVSLACAKAAADFSTLPLYRYVGGTSARVLPVPMMNIINGGEHADNPIDIQEFMIMPVSAGNIRDAVRMGSEVFHTLKKELSAGGMSTGLGDEGGFAPELSSTTAALDIILKSIEKAGYKPGEDIYLAMDCASTEYYKNGKYEMTGEGLSLTSEENVDYLEKLLGAYPIISIEDGMAEDDWEGWKLLTERLGDKVQLVGDDLFVTNPTRLADGIKQGVANSMLVKVNQIGTLTETLQAVDMAHRAGYTNVMSHRSGETEDATIADLAVATNCGQIKTGSLARSDRLAKYNQLIRIEESLGETAEYAGRSILR; from the coding sequence ATGAGCACCATCATCGACATCCACGCCCGCGAGATTCTCGACAGCCGTGGCAACCCCACCGTCGAAGTCGACGTGATCCTCGAAGACGGCACGATGGGCCGTGCGGCGGTACCGTCGGGCGCCTCGACCGGCGCGCATGAAGCGGTCGAGCGCCGCGACGGCGACAAGGCCCGCTACATGGGCAAAGGCGTTCTGGAAGCGGTCATGGCCGTGAACGGCGAGATCGCGGAGAACCTCGTCGGCGAGGACGTCACCGAGCAGGTCGAGATCGACCGCGCGATGATCGAACTCGACGGCACCGAGAACAAGGGCCGCCTCGGCGCCAACGCGATCCTCGGCGTCTCGCTCGCCTGCGCGAAAGCGGCGGCCGATTTCTCCACCCTTCCGCTTTACCGCTATGTCGGCGGCACCTCGGCGCGCGTCCTGCCGGTGCCGATGATGAACATCATCAATGGCGGCGAGCACGCCGACAACCCGATCGACATCCAGGAATTCATGATCATGCCGGTCTCGGCGGGCAATATCCGCGACGCGGTTCGCATGGGTTCGGAAGTGTTCCACACGCTGAAAAAAGAGCTCTCGGCAGGCGGCATGTCCACCGGTCTGGGCGATGAAGGCGGGTTTGCTCCGGAACTCAGCTCGACCACGGCGGCGCTCGACATCATCCTGAAGTCGATCGAAAAAGCGGGCTACAAACCGGGCGAGGACATCTACCTCGCGATGGATTGCGCCTCGACCGAATATTACAAGAACGGCAAATACGAGATGACCGGCGAAGGTCTGTCGCTGACCTCGGAAGAGAATGTCGACTATCTCGAGAAGCTGCTGGGCGCCTACCCGATCATCTCGATCGAAGACGGTATGGCGGAAGACGACTGGGAAGGCTGGAAGCTCCTGACCGAGCGTCTGGGCGACAAGGTGCAGCTGGTGGGCGACGATCTCTTCGTGACCAACCCGACGCGTCTGGCCGATGGCATCAAGCAGGGCGTCGCGAATTCGATGCTGGTGAAGGTCAACCAGATCGGCACCCTGACCGAGACCCTGCAGGCGGTCGATATGGCGCATCGCGCGGGCTACACCAACGTGATGAGCCACCGTTCGGGCGAGACCGAGGACGCGACCATCGCCGATCTCGCGGTCGCCACGAACTGCGGTCAGATCAAGACCGGCTCGCTGGCACGTTCGGACCGGCTCGCGAAATACAACCAGCTGATCCGTATCGAGGAATCGCTGGGCGAGACCGCGGAATATGCGGGTCGCTCGATCCTGCGCTAA